A single genomic interval of Bradyrhizobium sp. AZCC 1693 harbors:
- a CDS encoding ABC transporter permease, translating to MSLTLTLASRNLFHDRLRFVATLVGIVFSVVLVMIQMGLFLGFGRMVTTMIDHASADFWILPKGAKCFEDPSLLDVKLRDRIATVEGVSSAVPLVIGFSDWRLESGEVTPVFIVGSELRDGSLQPFNVVDGNVQTLTQGANVAVDRSYFDRLGVSGVGSTAEIRGRKVRVVAITDGIRSFATTPYVFVDQKNVRIYTGTPRDRASSILVRLKSDADREKALSAIRAQAGEAEVLTSDDFSSRSRSFWLFGTGAGAALFAGALLGMIVGTVIVAQTLYSSTKDHLSEFATLRAMGSSNAYIYGVIIYQALINAVIGFCIAAGIGSLVVQMTAKSALPIVITPWLMAALFALTVVMCVASGIGAIVRVVRIDPATVFMR from the coding sequence CACTGACACTTGCGTCCCGAAACCTGTTTCACGACCGGCTTCGCTTCGTCGCGACCCTCGTCGGAATCGTCTTCTCGGTCGTCCTTGTCATGATCCAGATGGGCCTGTTTCTCGGTTTCGGTCGAATGGTCACGACGATGATTGACCATGCTTCGGCTGATTTCTGGATTCTGCCCAAGGGCGCCAAATGCTTTGAGGATCCTTCGCTCCTCGACGTCAAGCTGCGAGACCGCATCGCAACGGTTGAGGGCGTGAGTTCGGCGGTCCCGCTGGTGATCGGATTCTCGGACTGGCGGCTGGAAAGCGGCGAAGTGACGCCGGTGTTCATAGTGGGATCCGAGCTACGCGACGGCAGCTTGCAGCCGTTCAATGTCGTGGACGGCAACGTACAGACGTTGACGCAGGGCGCGAATGTTGCAGTCGACCGCTCCTATTTTGACAGGCTCGGCGTGAGCGGCGTCGGCTCGACCGCGGAAATACGCGGCCGCAAGGTGCGCGTGGTCGCCATCACGGACGGAATTCGCTCGTTCGCCACGACGCCTTACGTGTTTGTCGACCAGAAAAACGTGCGCATTTACACCGGAACGCCGCGCGATCGCGCCAGCAGTATCCTTGTTCGGCTGAAAAGCGATGCCGATCGGGAGAAGGCCCTCAGCGCCATCCGCGCGCAGGCCGGCGAGGCGGAAGTTCTTACTTCAGACGATTTCAGTAGCCGCAGCCGGTCATTCTGGCTGTTCGGCACCGGCGCCGGAGCCGCGCTGTTTGCCGGTGCATTGCTCGGGATGATCGTCGGCACCGTGATCGTCGCGCAGACTCTCTACTCCAGCACCAAGGACCATTTGAGCGAATTCGCCACGTTGCGTGCGATGGGTTCCTCGAACGCCTATATCTACGGTGTGATCATCTATCAGGCGCTCATCAATGCCGTGATCGGATTCTGCATCGCCGCGGGGATCGGCTCGCTCGTCGTCCAGATGACCGCGAAAAGTGCATTGCCGATCGTGATCACGCCATGGCTAATGGCGGCGCTGTTCGCCCTGACTGTGGTGATGTGCGTCGCGTCGGGTATCGGGGCGATCGTCCGTGTGGTGCGTATCGATCCAGCCACGGTGTTCATGCGATGA
- a CDS encoding ABC transporter ATP-binding protein encodes MNDYVIEARSVEKTLGRGAGEVQALRGIDLSLRRGELTLLMGPSGSGKTTLLLVLGCMLTPNSGSITVCGTPTSNADKEALARIRREHVGFVFQSYHLFPTLTAAQNVQLALDIRSEHGRQAAKKSREALAMVGLEQKADSLPGGLSGGEQQRVAIARALVANPSVVLADEPTGALDGKNGRSIMRILADTAHERERAVLVVTHDPRVVPFADRIVEIEDGLIVAERPGETDRPRLPRAAPFRA; translated from the coding sequence ATGAATGATTACGTAATTGAAGCCAGGTCGGTGGAGAAGACGCTGGGTCGCGGCGCCGGCGAGGTGCAGGCGCTGCGCGGCATCGATCTCTCGCTGCGCCGGGGCGAGCTGACATTGCTGATGGGCCCCTCCGGCAGCGGCAAGACCACATTGCTGCTGGTTCTTGGATGCATGCTGACGCCGAACTCAGGTAGTATCACCGTATGCGGTACGCCGACGTCCAACGCCGACAAGGAAGCACTTGCCAGGATTCGGCGCGAGCATGTTGGGTTCGTGTTCCAGTCCTATCATCTGTTCCCGACGCTGACCGCGGCCCAGAACGTGCAATTGGCGCTGGATATTCGCAGCGAACACGGCAGGCAGGCGGCGAAAAAGTCGCGGGAGGCCCTTGCAATGGTTGGGCTCGAGCAGAAGGCGGATAGTTTGCCGGGTGGGCTCAGCGGCGGCGAGCAGCAAAGGGTCGCCATAGCGCGCGCGCTCGTCGCAAACCCTTCTGTCGTCCTCGCCGACGAGCCGACCGGGGCGCTGGATGGAAAGAACGGCCGCAGCATCATGCGCATTCTCGCCGACACCGCCCATGAGCGCGAGCGAGCGGTGCTGGTCGTCACCCACGATCCGCGCGTCGTCCCGTTTGCGGATCGCATCGTCGAGATCGAGGACGGTCTCATCGTGGCAGAGCGACCTGGAGAGACTGACCGCCCGCGTTTGCCCAGGGCCGCGCCGTTCAGGGCTTGA
- a CDS encoding alpha/beta hydrolase, translating into MSVRAEFLRIGIRMLLKRRGGNLDVEHWRRNMRAMERFVPRPPARSATVKIEAGRVTLHQVTTSASRPERNVLYLHGGAYVSGAPIYYRHFLWRIADALEARIWALEYRLAPEHPFPAALEDAMEGHHWLADHTPDIGQLFVAGDSAGGGLALGLLLRLRDNGKPLPAAAVALSPWTDLALTGSSLKTNAAADPMLNAEDLPGLAKLYLGGIDPRTPHASPLYGDPAGLPPVLIQVGSDEILRDDAVRMAEKLRSHNSRSKIEIWRRMPHAWHLFVPMLPEAHRAIAQIGKFISGVRG; encoded by the coding sequence ATGAGCGTGCGGGCCGAATTCCTGCGCATCGGTATTCGCATGTTGCTCAAGCGGCGCGGCGGAAATCTCGATGTCGAGCACTGGCGACGAAATATGCGTGCGATGGAGCGGTTTGTGCCGCGCCCGCCCGCCCGGAGCGCAACGGTCAAGATCGAGGCCGGTCGAGTGACCCTTCACCAGGTCACCACGTCCGCATCCCGGCCCGAACGCAACGTGCTCTATCTCCACGGCGGCGCATATGTTTCCGGCGCACCTATCTATTACCGACATTTCCTTTGGCGGATTGCCGACGCCTTGGAAGCGCGCATCTGGGCGCTGGAATACCGCCTGGCTCCGGAGCACCCTTTTCCGGCAGCGCTTGAGGATGCCATGGAGGGCCATCATTGGCTTGCCGATCACACACCCGATATCGGTCAGTTGTTTGTGGCAGGAGATTCGGCTGGCGGCGGCCTGGCGCTGGGCCTGCTGTTGAGACTGCGTGACAACGGCAAACCGCTTCCCGCCGCGGCTGTCGCCTTGTCGCCCTGGACCGATCTGGCCCTGACCGGCTCCTCCTTGAAAACGAATGCAGCGGCCGATCCGATGCTGAACGCCGAGGATCTGCCCGGCTTGGCGAAACTCTATCTCGGCGGAATCGATCCGCGGACGCCCCACGCTTCGCCGCTCTATGGCGATCCCGCCGGATTGCCGCCGGTGCTTATTCAGGTGGGCAGCGATGAAATTCTCAGGGACGACGCTGTCCGCATGGCGGAGAAGCTGCGCTCACACAATTCGCGCAGCAAGATCGAGATATGGCGCCGCATGCCGCACGCCTGGCATTTGTTCGTGCCAATGCTGCCCGAGGCCCATCGGGCGATTGCGCAGATCGGGAAATTTATCTCCGGCGTGCGCGGCTGA
- a CDS encoding 2'-deoxycytidine 5'-triphosphate deaminase, with amino-acid sequence MPFTLPPDANGILPDRMIAAMADAGLILPEYPFVESQIQPASLDLRLGDIAYRVRASFLPGPGSTVAERIDELKLHEIDLSDGAVLETNCVYIVPLLESLALPPQIVAAANPKSSTGRLDVFTRVIADGTRRFDMIGAGYHGPLYAEISPKTFPVLLREGSRLSQVRFRTGDAILNADELDALHGAERLVDIDDADLANGVALSVDLSGENTSGFVGYRAKRHTGVVDIDRRGGYAVDEFWEPIPARPDGSLILDPGEFYILASKEAVQVPPDYAAEMVPFDPLVGEFRVHYAGFFDPGFGYAGAGGQGARAVLEVRSREVPFILEHGQIVGRLVYEKMLSRPDAMYGQRIGSNYQAQGLKLSKHFRV; translated from the coding sequence GTGCCGTTCACGCTTCCGCCCGACGCCAACGGAATTCTGCCCGACCGCATGATCGCGGCGATGGCAGATGCGGGCCTGATCCTGCCGGAATATCCCTTTGTCGAAAGCCAGATCCAGCCGGCGAGCCTCGATCTGCGGCTTGGCGACATCGCCTACCGGGTGCGCGCGAGCTTTCTGCCCGGTCCCGGCTCAACCGTCGCCGAGCGCATCGACGAGCTGAAGCTGCACGAGATCGACCTCTCCGACGGCGCGGTGCTCGAGACCAATTGCGTCTACATCGTGCCGCTGCTGGAGAGCCTCGCGCTGCCGCCGCAGATCGTGGCGGCCGCCAATCCGAAAAGCTCGACCGGGCGGCTCGATGTCTTCACCCGCGTGATCGCCGACGGCACCCGCCGCTTCGACATGATCGGCGCCGGCTATCACGGCCCGCTCTATGCCGAGATCAGCCCGAAGACGTTTCCGGTGCTGCTGCGCGAGGGTTCACGGCTCAGCCAGGTGCGCTTCCGCACCGGTGACGCCATCCTCAACGCCGACGAACTCGACGCGCTGCACGGCGCCGAGCGGCTGGTCGATATCGACGACGCCGATCTCGCCAACGGCGTGGCGCTGTCCGTCGATCTCTCCGGCGAAAATACATCAGGCTTCGTCGGCTACCGCGCCAAGCGCCACACCGGCGTCGTCGATATCGACCGCCGTGGCGGCTATGCCGTCGACGAATTCTGGGAGCCGATTCCGGCCCGCCCGGACGGCAGCCTGATCCTCGATCCCGGCGAGTTCTATATCCTGGCATCGAAGGAAGCCGTGCAGGTGCCGCCGGATTACGCCGCCGAAATGGTGCCGTTCGATCCGCTGGTCGGCGAATTCCGCGTGCATTATGCCGGATTCTTCGATCCCGGCTTCGGCTATGCCGGCGCCGGCGGGCAGGGGGCGCGGGCGGTGCTCGAAGTGCGCTCGCGCGAGGTACCGTTCATTCTCGAGCACGGCCAGATCGTCGGCCGGCTGGTCTATGAGAAGATGCTGTCGCGGCCCGACGCCATGTACGGCCAGCGCATCGGCTCGAACTACCAGGCGCAGGGGTTGAAGCTCTCCAAGCATTTCCGGGTCTGA
- a CDS encoding O-succinylhomoserine sulfhydrylase: MSETGSTKHYRPETRLVHGGTLRSQFGETSEALFLTQGYVYDSAEQCEARFKGQDPGFIYSRYSNPTIEMFERRMIQLEGAEAARSTATGMAAVTTAILAPLRAGDHVVASKALFGSCLYVVQDLLPRYGIETTLVDGLDLDQWQRALRPNTRSFFLESPTNPTLDVLDIPAIAEIAHSGGARLIVDNVFATPIWQSPLSLGADVVVYSATKHIDGQGRCLGGIILSSEAFIAEHIHNFMRQTGPSLSPFNAWALLKGLETLGVRVRAQTETAGKVADVLASHPKISRLIYPGRADHPQAALVKKQMRAGSTLVGFEVKGGKQAAFRCLNALQIARISNNLGDAKSLVTHPATTTHQRLTPEARAELGISEGFIRFSAGLEHADDLIEDFAAALEKA, from the coding sequence ATGTCTGAGACTGGTTCTACCAAGCATTATCGTCCCGAAACCCGCCTTGTCCATGGCGGCACGCTGCGCTCGCAATTCGGCGAGACGTCGGAGGCGCTGTTCCTAACCCAAGGCTACGTCTACGACAGCGCGGAGCAGTGCGAGGCCCGATTCAAGGGCCAGGATCCCGGCTTTATCTATTCGCGCTATTCCAACCCGACGATCGAGATGTTCGAGCGCCGCATGATCCAACTCGAGGGCGCGGAAGCCGCGCGCTCGACCGCAACCGGCATGGCCGCGGTGACGACCGCGATCCTCGCACCGCTCCGGGCCGGCGACCACGTGGTCGCTTCGAAAGCCCTGTTCGGCTCGTGCCTTTACGTGGTGCAGGATCTGCTGCCGCGCTACGGCATCGAGACGACGCTGGTCGACGGTCTTGATCTCGACCAGTGGCAGCGCGCGTTGCGGCCGAACACCAGGTCCTTCTTCCTGGAGAGCCCGACCAATCCGACGCTCGACGTGCTCGACATCCCGGCGATTGCCGAGATCGCGCACAGTGGCGGCGCACGGCTGATCGTCGATAACGTCTTCGCCACGCCGATCTGGCAGAGCCCGCTTTCGCTCGGCGCCGACGTCGTGGTCTACTCCGCGACCAAGCATATCGACGGCCAGGGCCGCTGCCTGGGCGGCATCATCCTGTCGTCGGAAGCTTTCATCGCCGAGCACATCCACAACTTCATGCGCCAGACCGGGCCGTCGCTCTCGCCGTTCAACGCCTGGGCCCTGCTCAAGGGCCTGGAGACGCTTGGCGTGCGCGTGCGCGCGCAGACCGAGACGGCGGGCAAGGTCGCCGACGTGCTCGCGTCGCACCCGAAGATTTCGCGGCTGATCTATCCCGGCCGCGCGGATCATCCGCAGGCGGCGCTGGTGAAGAAGCAGATGCGCGCCGGCTCGACGCTGGTCGGCTTCGAGGTCAAGGGCGGCAAGCAGGCCGCGTTCCGCTGCCTCAACGCGCTGCAGATCGCGCGCATCTCGAATAATCTCGGCGACGCCAAGAGCCTCGTCACCCATCCTGCGACCACGACGCATCAGCGCCTGACGCCGGAGGCGCGCGCCGAACTCGGCATCAGCGAAGGTTTCATTCGCTTCTCGGCCGGGCTCGAGCATGCCGATGATCTGATCGAGGATTTTGCGGCGGCGCTGGAGAAGGCGTGA
- a CDS encoding SGNH/GDSL hydrolase family protein produces the protein MSRHYPFCLSTLPTVFFAASLVLMMPAPVSPLLAQTAPQQAALSDNAKTKAGSENKAESEKKSESAGKDEAAKPTGAAVDPAKPAAQKGIAGKAIDKVKEVAKSAGDIFSRVPCQSPKGVSRSMGSLPHVAGKLAAGKPVVIVAFGSSSTQGYGSTSPEFNYPNRLAAQLRRQYPTADITVVNRGKGGDDAPEMMKRLQTEVIDVHPDMVIWQVGTNAVLRNLDPTETAKVVEEGIARIQAAGADLVLVDPQYSPAVTAKAENAGKMVKLLSKVAELRRVGVFPRFEVMRDWHEKQAIPIENFVISDGLHMSDWGYACFAQLLGDDIIKSVGQIKLGVNVPADVRAYRPM, from the coding sequence ATGAGCCGTCACTACCCTTTTTGTTTGTCGACATTGCCGACCGTCTTTTTTGCCGCGAGCCTGGTGCTGATGATGCCTGCCCCGGTGTCGCCGCTGCTTGCGCAGACGGCCCCGCAGCAGGCGGCGCTGTCCGACAACGCCAAAACCAAGGCTGGATCTGAAAACAAGGCTGAATCTGAAAAGAAGTCCGAGTCTGCAGGCAAGGATGAAGCGGCCAAGCCGACAGGCGCGGCCGTCGATCCGGCCAAGCCGGCAGCGCAGAAGGGCATCGCCGGCAAGGCGATCGATAAAGTGAAAGAGGTCGCGAAGTCGGCCGGCGATATCTTCAGCCGTGTGCCTTGCCAGTCGCCGAAGGGCGTCTCCAGATCGATGGGGTCGCTGCCGCATGTCGCGGGCAAGCTCGCGGCGGGCAAGCCGGTCGTGATCGTCGCCTTCGGCTCGTCGTCGACCCAGGGCTACGGCTCGACCTCGCCGGAATTCAATTACCCGAACCGCCTGGCGGCGCAGTTGCGCCGGCAATATCCGACGGCCGACATCACCGTCGTCAATCGCGGCAAGGGCGGCGACGACGCGCCAGAGATGATGAAGCGGCTGCAGACCGAAGTCATCGACGTGCATCCGGATATGGTGATCTGGCAGGTCGGCACCAACGCTGTGCTGCGTAACCTCGATCCCACCGAGACCGCGAAGGTCGTGGAAGAGGGCATCGCGCGGATTCAGGCCGCGGGCGCCGATCTCGTGCTGGTCGATCCGCAATATTCGCCGGCCGTCACCGCCAAGGCGGAAAACGCCGGCAAGATGGTGAAGCTGCTCTCAAAGGTCGCCGAGCTCCGTCGCGTCGGAGTGTTCCCGCGCTTCGAAGTGATGAGGGACTGGCACGAGAAGCAGGCGATCCCGATCGAGAATTTCGTCATCTCCGACGGCCTGCACATGAGCGACTGGGGCTACGCCTGCTTCGCCCAACTGCTCGGCGACGACATCATCAAATCGGTCGGCCAGATCAAGCTCGGCGTCAACGTGCCCGCCGACGTGCGGGCGTACAGACCGATGTAG
- a CDS encoding SGNH/GDSL hydrolase family protein, with protein MRPGSGAVLALSLFAGLAATGLARAEDAPQASPQTCEVPAYLLSTESLLPKVTEAVKNGRPLTILVVGSRSSTIAASADSAYPAQLQAALKEKLPSIPINLSVELQPGKSAEETDAALVKLVEAKRPTLVIWQTGTVDAMRSVDPDDFRGAVGEGVVALQNAGADVVLINPQYSPRTETMISASPYLDNMRVVAQQHNVPLFDRFGIMRHWNDAGDFDLFSTVHGTDMAKRVHACLGRALSKFVLDAARLDQAQQN; from the coding sequence ATGAGGCCCGGTTCTGGAGCCGTACTAGCCCTGTCCCTGTTCGCCGGTCTTGCGGCTACCGGTTTGGCGCGAGCCGAGGATGCCCCCCAGGCCTCACCCCAGACCTGCGAGGTGCCGGCCTATCTCCTGAGCACCGAAAGCCTGCTGCCGAAGGTCACCGAGGCCGTCAAGAACGGCCGGCCGCTGACCATCCTCGTGGTGGGCAGCCGTTCCTCGACCATCGCCGCTTCGGCCGACAGCGCCTATCCCGCCCAATTGCAGGCCGCGCTGAAGGAGAAGCTGCCCTCGATCCCGATCAATCTATCCGTAGAACTACAGCCCGGAAAATCCGCGGAGGAGACCGACGCCGCCCTCGTTAAGCTGGTGGAAGCAAAAAGGCCTACTTTGGTCATCTGGCAGACCGGAACCGTCGATGCTATGCGATCCGTCGATCCCGACGATTTTCGCGGCGCCGTCGGCGAAGGGGTTGTTGCGCTGCAAAATGCGGGCGCCGATGTGGTCCTGATCAATCCGCAATACAGCCCGCGCACGGAGACGATGATTTCTGCGTCGCCATACCTGGATAATATGCGCGTGGTGGCGCAGCAGCATAATGTTCCGCTGTTCGACCGGTTTGGCATTATGCGTCACTGGAACGACGCCGGAGATTTCGATCTGTTCAGTACCGTTCATGGCACCGACATGGCCAAACGGGTTCATGCCTGCCTCGGCCGCGCGCTGTCGAAATTTGTGCTCGATGCGGCCCGCCTCGATCAGGCGCAGCAGAATTAG
- a CDS encoding OpgC domain-containing protein: MSSIADPVAGTPLSDSKAAVSAAPAIALPVAGERELRLDLFRGMALWLIFVDHLPTNILTWFTIRNYGFSDATEIFIFISGYTAAFVYGRAMLQAGFVVATARIMRRVWQIYVAHVFLFTIFLAEISYVATRFENPLYSEEMGIMDFLKQPDVTIVQALLLRFRPVNMDVLPLYIVLMLFLPIVLWLMKWRPDVSLGLSVLLYALTWQFDWYLTAYPSGFWIFNPFAWQLLFVFGAWCALGGAARMSRILSSPVTMWICIAYLLFSFFVTLTWHIPQLSFLMPKLIEQWMYPITKTDLDVLRFAHFLALAALTVRFLPRDWPGLKSPWLRPLILCGQHSLEIFCLGVFLAFAGHFVLAEVSGGAFMHALVSLTGILVMWGVAWVISWYKHSADKDASRTKRTGGNADMAGGSV; this comes from the coding sequence ATGTCGTCCATTGCCGATCCAGTTGCCGGAACGCCTCTCAGCGACAGCAAGGCTGCGGTGTCTGCCGCGCCGGCGATTGCGCTACCGGTGGCCGGCGAGCGCGAATTGCGGCTCGACCTGTTTCGCGGCATGGCGCTGTGGCTGATCTTCGTCGATCATCTGCCGACCAATATCCTGACCTGGTTCACCATCCGCAATTACGGATTTTCCGACGCCACCGAAATCTTCATCTTCATCTCCGGCTACACCGCCGCCTTCGTCTACGGCCGCGCGATGTTGCAGGCCGGCTTCGTGGTGGCGACCGCGCGCATCATGCGCCGGGTCTGGCAGATCTACGTCGCGCATGTGTTCCTGTTCACGATCTTCCTCGCCGAAATTTCCTACGTCGCGACCCGTTTCGAGAACCCGCTCTACAGCGAAGAAATGGGCATCATGGATTTTCTCAAGCAGCCTGACGTCACCATCGTGCAGGCGCTGCTGTTGCGCTTCCGCCCGGTCAACATGGACGTGCTGCCGCTCTACATCGTGCTGATGCTGTTTTTGCCGATCGTCCTGTGGCTGATGAAGTGGCGGCCTGACGTGTCGCTCGGCCTGTCGGTGCTGCTGTACGCGCTGACCTGGCAGTTCGACTGGTACCTGACGGCCTATCCGAGCGGCTTCTGGATCTTCAACCCGTTCGCCTGGCAGTTGCTGTTCGTGTTCGGCGCCTGGTGCGCGCTCGGCGGCGCCGCGCGGATGTCGCGGATCCTGTCGTCGCCGGTGACGATGTGGATCTGCATTGCCTATCTGCTGTTTTCATTCTTCGTCACCTTGACCTGGCACATACCGCAGCTCAGCTTTCTGATGCCGAAGCTGATCGAACAGTGGATGTACCCGATCACCAAGACCGATCTGGACGTGCTGCGGTTTGCCCATTTTCTGGCGCTGGCGGCGCTCACCGTGCGCTTCCTGCCCAGGGATTGGCCGGGGCTGAAATCGCCCTGGCTGCGACCATTGATCCTGTGCGGCCAGCATTCGCTTGAGATATTCTGTCTCGGCGTCTTCCTGGCCTTCGCAGGGCATTTCGTGCTGGCCGAGGTTTCCGGCGGTGCCTTTATGCACGCCCTGGTCAGCCTGACCGGAATCCTCGTCATGTGGGGCGTGGCGTGGGTGATTTCGTGGTACAAGCATTCGGCCGACAAAGATGCGTCCAGGACCAAGCGCACGGGCGGCAATGCCGATATGGCTGGAGGGAGCGTATGA
- the apaG gene encoding Co2+/Mg2+ efflux protein ApaG, which translates to MYRAVTRQIEVTVEPNFLPERSSVDRGQYFWSYTIVITNTGAETVQLRTRHWIITDATGRKQEVRGEGVVGEQPVLAPGERFEYTSGVPLPTASGFMTGRYQMVSESGERFEIDVPTFSLDSPDKRRVLN; encoded by the coding sequence ATGTACCGCGCCGTCACCCGCCAGATCGAGGTCACCGTCGAACCGAACTTCCTGCCCGAGCGCTCGTCGGTCGATCGCGGCCAGTATTTCTGGTCCTACACCATCGTCATCACCAATACCGGCGCCGAGACCGTGCAGCTCCGCACCCGGCACTGGATCATCACCGACGCCACCGGCCGCAAGCAGGAAGTCCGCGGCGAAGGCGTGGTCGGCGAGCAGCCCGTGCTCGCGCCGGGCGAACGTTTCGAATACACGAGCGGCGTGCCGCTGCCGACCGCCTCGGGCTTCATGACCGGGCGCTACCAGATGGTCAGCGAAAGCGGCGAGCGGTTCGAGATCGACGTGCCGACGTTCTCGCTGGATAGCCCCGATAAGAGGCGGGTGTTGAATTAG
- a CDS encoding Hsp33 family molecular chaperone encodes MDSQSDIKITEAPVRAPSSVPVDDAVLPFEVAELDLRGRLTRLGPALDDILTKHDYPPAVGKLLGEAIVLATLLGSALKFEGRFIMQTQTDGPVSFLIVDFQAPDRLRAYARYDVRRLKDGQDSGTLLGKGHLAMTIDQGQDMSRYQGLVALDGGSLEDAAHEYFLRSEQIPTRVRLAVGEEWRGGDGSGPKHRWRAGGMLLQFLPKAPERARQADLHPGDAPDGAVTHAVAEDDAWVEGQSLIGTVEDVELIDPDLSGERLLYRLFHERGVRVFKPLPLRAQCSCSREAVSAMLKSFAPKDRAEMVKDNKVVVTCEFCSSVYQFTPHEAGVEE; translated from the coding sequence ATGGATTCACAATCAGACATCAAAATCACCGAGGCGCCCGTTCGCGCGCCCTCGTCCGTTCCCGTCGATGACGCGGTGCTGCCGTTCGAGGTCGCCGAGCTCGACCTGCGCGGCCGGCTGACCCGGCTCGGCCCCGCGCTCGACGATATCCTGACCAAGCACGATTATCCGCCTGCTGTCGGCAAGCTGCTCGGCGAGGCGATCGTGCTGGCGACGCTGCTCGGCTCGGCGCTGAAATTCGAAGGCCGCTTCATCATGCAGACGCAGACCGATGGCCCGGTGTCGTTCCTGATCGTCGATTTCCAGGCGCCCGACCGTCTGCGCGCCTATGCGCGCTATGACGTGAGGCGGCTGAAGGACGGCCAGGATTCCGGCACGCTGCTCGGCAAGGGTCATCTCGCCATGACCATCGACCAGGGACAGGACATGAGCCGCTACCAGGGACTGGTGGCGCTCGACGGCGGCAGCCTGGAAGATGCCGCGCATGAATATTTCCTGCGCTCCGAACAGATCCCGACCCGCGTGCGGCTTGCGGTCGGCGAGGAATGGCGCGGCGGCGATGGCAGCGGCCCGAAGCACCGCTGGCGCGCCGGCGGCATGCTGCTGCAATTCCTGCCGAAGGCGCCGGAACGGGCGCGACAGGCTGATTTGCATCCCGGCGATGCGCCTGATGGCGCGGTGACGCATGCCGTTGCCGAGGATGATGCATGGGTCGAGGGCCAGTCATTGATCGGCACCGTCGAGGATGTCGAGCTGATCGATCCCGATCTGTCGGGCGAGCGCCTGCTGTACCGGCTGTTTCACGAACGCGGCGTACGCGTGTTCAAGCCGCTGCCGTTGCGCGCGCAATGCTCCTGCTCGCGCGAGGCGGTGTCGGCCATGCTGAAAAGCTTTGCGCCGAAAGACCGCGCCGAGATGGTGAAAGACAACAAGGTGGTGGTGACCTGCGAGTTCTGCTCCTCGGTCTATCAGTTCACCCCGCATGAAGCGGGCGTGGAGGAGTAG
- the argF gene encoding ornithine carbamoyltransferase encodes MSKSVRHFLDISELPPTELRNMLALGADMKAKLKAQEKLGEKGRKPLEGKTLAMIFERPSTRTRVSFDVGMRQLGGESIMLTGAEMQLGRGETIADTARVLSRYVDAIMIRILNHDALLELAAHATVPVINGLTRRSHPCQVMADLMTFEEHRGPIEGKTVAWTGDDNNVLASWAHAAERFKFQLNVATPPQLAPNKAMKDWIKATQAPIVLGNDPEAAVRGADCVVTDTWVSMGDKDGEHRHNVLKPYQVNEKLMSLAKPDAIFMHCLPAHRGEEVTDEVIDGPQSVVFDEAENRLHAQKGILAWCFNEVA; translated from the coding sequence ATGAGCAAGTCCGTCCGTCATTTCCTCGACATCAGCGAACTGCCGCCAACGGAGTTGCGCAACATGCTGGCCTTGGGTGCCGACATGAAGGCGAAGCTCAAGGCGCAAGAAAAACTTGGTGAAAAGGGCAGGAAGCCGCTCGAAGGCAAGACGCTGGCAATGATCTTCGAACGTCCGTCGACCCGCACGCGGGTGTCGTTCGACGTCGGCATGCGCCAGCTCGGCGGCGAGTCCATCATGCTGACCGGCGCCGAGATGCAGCTCGGCCGCGGCGAGACCATCGCCGATACCGCGCGCGTGCTGTCGCGCTATGTCGATGCGATCATGATCCGCATCCTCAATCACGACGCGCTTTTGGAATTGGCCGCGCACGCCACCGTGCCCGTGATCAACGGGCTGACGCGGCGCTCGCATCCCTGCCAGGTGATGGCCGACTTGATGACCTTCGAGGAGCATCGCGGGCCGATCGAGGGCAAGACCGTGGCCTGGACCGGCGACGACAACAACGTGCTGGCGTCATGGGCGCACGCGGCCGAGCGTTTCAAGTTCCAGCTCAATGTCGCGACCCCGCCGCAGCTCGCGCCTAACAAGGCGATGAAGGACTGGATCAAGGCGACGCAAGCGCCCATCGTGCTCGGCAACGATCCCGAGGCTGCCGTCCGCGGCGCCGATTGCGTCGTCACGGACACCTGGGTTTCGATGGGCGACAAGGACGGCGAGCATCGCCACAACGTGCTCAAGCCCTATCAGGTCAACGAGAAGCTGATGTCGCTGGCCAAGCCGGACGCGATCTTCATGCACTGCCTGCCCGCGCATCGCGGCGAGGAGGTCACCGACGAGGTGATCGACGGCCCGCAATCGGTGGTGTTCGACGAGGCCGAAAATCGCCTGCACGCGCAAAAGGGCATCCTGGCGTGGTGTTTTAACGAAGTGGCGTAG